One window of the Candidatus Microbacterium colombiense genome contains the following:
- a CDS encoding NAD-dependent epimerase/dehydratase family protein codes for MTDVLILGGTGWLSGRIARRWVDEGASVTCLARGLRDVPAGASLIEGDRDRPGAYDAVAREWDHVIDISSRADHVAQAITAIGARTQRWTYISSMSVYADDTTAGADESAALHAPAVPGDAYDYAAEKVAAEQSVATLGARARIVRPGLIVGEGDPSDRFGYWAAAFARAGSDAVLLPPLEDRWVQVIDVDDLADFVVTTRCDSTPVNAIGDQHPLADVLARVRAAAGHTGATVEGAEDWLVGQGVGYWAGERSLPLWLPAEMTGFMTRSNAAFHRAGGRLRSIDDTIAAVVADEVARGTGRTRSAGLTRPQEQTLLDTLA; via the coding sequence ATGACAGACGTTCTGATCCTCGGCGGTACCGGCTGGCTCTCGGGGCGCATCGCCCGACGGTGGGTCGACGAGGGCGCGTCGGTGACCTGTCTCGCCCGCGGTCTGCGCGACGTTCCCGCCGGAGCGTCTCTGATCGAAGGCGACCGGGATCGCCCCGGTGCCTATGACGCGGTCGCACGCGAGTGGGATCACGTGATCGACATCTCGTCCCGGGCGGATCACGTCGCTCAGGCCATCACTGCGATCGGCGCGCGAACACAGCGGTGGACGTACATCTCGTCGATGTCGGTCTACGCGGATGACACGACCGCAGGTGCTGACGAGTCGGCTGCCCTGCACGCCCCCGCGGTGCCGGGCGACGCGTACGACTATGCGGCCGAGAAGGTCGCCGCCGAGCAGTCGGTCGCCACCCTCGGGGCGCGAGCGCGGATCGTGCGCCCCGGGCTGATCGTCGGAGAGGGCGACCCCAGCGATCGCTTCGGCTACTGGGCGGCGGCCTTCGCGCGAGCGGGATCGGACGCCGTGCTGCTCCCTCCGTTGGAAGACCGCTGGGTGCAGGTGATCGATGTCGACGACCTCGCCGACTTCGTCGTGACGACCCGGTGCGACAGCACCCCTGTGAACGCCATCGGCGATCAGCATCCCCTCGCCGACGTCCTCGCGCGTGTGCGTGCAGCGGCCGGACACACCGGCGCCACCGTCGAGGGTGCCGAGGACTGGCTCGTCGGGCAGGGCGTGGGGTACTGGGCAGGGGAGCGTTCCCTGCCCCTGTGGCTGCCTGCAGAGATGACCGGATTCATGACGCGGTCGAACGCGGCGTTCCACCGGGCGGGCGGCAGGCTGCGGTCGATCGACGACACCATCGCCGCCGTGGTGGCCGATGAAGTCGCACGCGGAACGGGCCGGACGCGCAGCGCGGGGCTGACCCGCCCCCAGGAGCAGACCCTCCTCGACACCCTCGCCTGA
- the pheS gene encoding phenylalanine--tRNA ligase subunit alpha — translation MSESPEITPEAVEAAVAAALAAIGAAADTSELKAARAAHVAEGSPLAVLNASMRRVAPENKAAFGKIVGQGRGQVTQALAAKEAELAEAEVAARLEAERIDITAVPSRTRVGARHPLTLLQDQVCDIFVGMGWEIAEGPELEHEWFNFDALNFDVDHPARQEQDTFYVDPTSRHLVMRTHTSPVQVRSMLDREVPIYVLCPGRVYRTDEFDATHLPVFTQFEGLVIDKGITMAHLKGTLDHFAKLLFGAEAKTRFRTNYFPFTEPSAELDLWHPTFKGGARWIEWGGCGMVNPNVLRAAGIDPEEYSGFAFGMGIERGLMFRSDVQDMRDMAEGDVRFSEQYGMVV, via the coding sequence GTGTCTGAGTCTCCCGAGATCACCCCAGAAGCCGTCGAAGCGGCCGTCGCCGCAGCGCTCGCTGCGATCGGCGCCGCAGCCGATACGTCCGAGCTGAAAGCCGCCCGCGCGGCGCACGTCGCAGAGGGATCACCGCTCGCGGTGCTCAATGCGTCGATGCGTCGGGTCGCACCCGAGAACAAGGCGGCGTTCGGCAAGATCGTCGGTCAGGGCCGCGGTCAGGTCACCCAGGCGCTGGCGGCGAAGGAGGCCGAGCTCGCCGAGGCCGAGGTCGCCGCGAGGCTCGAGGCCGAGCGCATCGACATCACGGCCGTGCCCTCGCGCACCCGCGTCGGCGCGCGGCATCCGCTCACGCTCCTGCAGGATCAGGTCTGCGACATCTTCGTGGGCATGGGCTGGGAGATCGCGGAAGGTCCCGAGCTCGAGCACGAGTGGTTCAACTTCGACGCGCTCAACTTCGATGTCGACCACCCCGCCCGCCAGGAGCAGGACACCTTCTACGTCGACCCGACCTCGCGCCACCTGGTGATGCGCACGCACACGAGCCCGGTGCAGGTGCGCTCGATGCTCGATCGCGAGGTGCCGATCTACGTGCTGTGCCCCGGCCGCGTGTACCGCACCGACGAGTTCGACGCGACACACCTTCCGGTCTTCACCCAGTTCGAGGGACTCGTCATCGACAAGGGCATCACGATGGCGCACCTCAAGGGCACGCTCGATCATTTCGCGAAGCTGCTCTTCGGTGCCGAGGCGAAGACGCGCTTCCGCACCAACTACTTCCCGTTCACCGAGCCCTCCGCCGAGCTCGACCTGTGGCACCCGACCTTCAAGGGTGGGGCGCGCTGGATCGAGTGGGGCGGATGCGGCATGGTCAACCCGAACGTGCTGCGTGCGGCCGGGATCGACCCCGAGGAGTACAGCGGCTTCGCGTTCGGCATGGGCATCGAGCGGGGACTCATGTTCCGCAGCGATGTGCAGGACATGCGCGACATGGCCGAGGGCGATGTCCGATTCAGCGAGCAGTACGGGATGGTGGTGTGA
- a CDS encoding amino acid ABC transporter permease: MTSVLYDVPGPKAILRNRLLGVVTVLVVLALLGFIGYRFYESGQFDASRWYVFTFSAVWTQIFGALGRTLAAFALAGLLSLMLGFVLAIGRLSDHAWVRVPVTVITEFFRAVPVLVLMMLLYYGLPVLGVKMEPYWAVVLALMVYNGSVLAEVLRAGIESLPRGQKEAGFAIGLRKSGVMRLILLPQAIRAMLPVIVAQLVVTLKDTALGFIITYPELLYFAKQLTSQQGRPVLQSAFVIGGIYIVMCLILSGVARWLEIRTRRSPKLKGYTPDAGDRDPRLHGDGTVTEVIAMQRGSGKFDMGNGPGGV, encoded by the coding sequence ATGACTTCCGTCCTGTACGACGTCCCCGGTCCCAAGGCGATCCTGCGCAACCGACTGCTCGGTGTCGTCACCGTGCTCGTCGTTCTCGCCCTGCTGGGCTTCATCGGCTACCGCTTCTACGAGAGCGGCCAGTTCGACGCATCCCGCTGGTACGTCTTCACGTTCAGCGCGGTGTGGACGCAGATCTTCGGAGCACTCGGTCGCACCTTGGCCGCCTTCGCCCTGGCGGGCCTTCTGAGCCTCATGCTCGGGTTCGTGCTCGCCATCGGACGTCTCTCGGATCACGCCTGGGTGCGTGTGCCCGTGACGGTCATCACCGAGTTCTTCCGGGCGGTGCCCGTGCTCGTGCTCATGATGCTGCTCTACTACGGCCTCCCGGTCCTCGGGGTGAAGATGGAGCCCTACTGGGCCGTCGTCCTCGCCCTCATGGTCTACAACGGCTCCGTCCTCGCCGAGGTGCTCCGCGCGGGCATCGAGTCGCTGCCGCGTGGGCAGAAGGAGGCCGGCTTCGCGATCGGTCTGCGAAAGAGCGGCGTGATGCGGCTGATCCTGCTCCCGCAGGCCATCCGCGCGATGCTCCCCGTGATCGTTGCCCAGCTGGTGGTGACGCTGAAGGACACCGCGCTCGGGTTCATCATCACCTACCCCGAACTGCTGTACTTCGCCAAGCAGCTCACGTCGCAGCAGGGTCGTCCGGTGCTGCAGTCGGCATTCGTGATCGGCGGCATCTACATCGTGATGTGCCTGATCCTCTCGGGGGTCGCACGCTGGCTGGAGATCCGCACACGACGCTCGCCCAAGCTCAAGGGGTACACCCCGGATGCCGGTGATCGGGACCCGCGCCTGCACGGCGACGGCACCGTGACCGAGGTGATCGCGATGCAGCGCGGATCGGGCAAGTTCGACATGGGGAACGGGCCCGGCGGAGTCTGA
- the pheT gene encoding phenylalanine--tRNA ligase subunit beta, which produces MRVPLSWLREYVDLAADATPEDVLEALVTVGFEEEDVHRFEITGPVVIGQVVSLEPEPQSNGKTINWCQVDVGEENGGVRGIVCGAHNFAVGDKVVVTLPGAVLPGPFPIAARKTYGHVSDGMIASARELGLGDEHNGIVVLSDLGIDAPVGTDAIALLGLDDVAVEINVTPDRGYAFSLRGVAREYSHATGAVFRDPAERDFAELHPGSGHTTVVDDVAPVRGRVGASEFVTRVVRGVDPSRPTPPWMIARLSLAGMRSLGVLIDITNYVMLELGQPLHGYDLDKLDGGITVRRATPGEKMTTLDGQERALHVEDLLITDGSGPIGLAGVMGGGTTEMSDTTRNVLIEAATFDPTTIARSARRHKLPSEASKRFERGVDPLIPFVAARRVADLMVELAGGTLTDEGGALFAEVFVAEIELPAGFVPGLIGVDYTDDEITGALTTIGAEVTAAESGWAVIPPTWRPDLTDKWTLAEEVARIHGLDRIPSVLPTPPSGRGLTALQQGRRRVADALAAAGFVETPAFPFTTEAQNDLHGSASGEHLPSIRLANPLDGQAPFLRRSLLPGLLQTAHRNIARGLTDLAIFETGVVFLPEAGVTYGTDEVPPLGVRPSDETLEALDASIPPQHRHVALLLTGNIVARQPGRPAEAAGLSEALDAARVIAAAAGVEIDVVQTQRAALHPGRTGSLLVDATEVGYVGELHPVVAEDADLPGRATVLELDLDLILSLAGRRIVAESLSTFTAATQDVSLTLPADVPAGDVRAALAEGAGALLESVRLVDDYRGEGVPEGAKSLTFALRFRADDRTLTAAEATEAKLAGVAVAAERFGAALRD; this is translated from the coding sequence ATGCGCGTCCCGCTTTCGTGGTTGCGTGAGTACGTCGATCTGGCAGCGGATGCCACGCCGGAGGACGTCCTCGAGGCGCTGGTGACGGTCGGCTTCGAAGAGGAGGACGTGCACCGCTTCGAGATCACCGGTCCCGTCGTCATCGGACAGGTCGTGTCTCTCGAGCCGGAACCGCAGTCCAACGGCAAGACCATCAACTGGTGCCAGGTCGACGTGGGTGAGGAGAACGGCGGTGTCCGCGGGATCGTCTGCGGCGCGCACAACTTCGCCGTCGGTGACAAGGTCGTCGTCACGTTGCCGGGCGCGGTGCTTCCGGGGCCATTCCCGATCGCGGCGCGCAAGACCTACGGGCACGTGTCCGACGGCATGATCGCCTCGGCGCGCGAACTCGGTCTGGGTGACGAGCACAACGGCATCGTGGTGCTGTCCGATCTCGGCATCGACGCCCCGGTCGGTACCGATGCGATCGCGCTGCTCGGTCTCGACGACGTCGCCGTCGAGATCAACGTCACGCCCGACCGCGGCTACGCCTTCTCCCTCCGCGGCGTGGCTCGCGAGTACTCGCACGCGACGGGTGCGGTCTTCCGTGACCCGGCCGAACGCGACTTCGCCGAACTGCACCCCGGCAGCGGACACACGACCGTGGTCGACGACGTCGCGCCGGTGCGCGGCCGCGTCGGCGCGAGCGAGTTCGTCACCCGCGTCGTGCGTGGTGTCGACCCCTCCCGCCCGACCCCGCCGTGGATGATCGCCCGGCTGTCGCTCGCCGGTATGCGGTCGCTCGGCGTGCTGATCGACATCACGAACTACGTCATGCTCGAGCTCGGTCAGCCCCTGCACGGCTACGACCTCGACAAGCTGGACGGGGGGATCACGGTGCGCCGTGCGACTCCCGGAGAGAAGATGACGACGCTCGACGGCCAGGAGCGTGCGCTCCATGTCGAGGATCTCCTCATCACGGACGGCTCCGGCCCGATCGGTCTCGCCGGCGTCATGGGCGGCGGCACGACCGAGATGAGCGACACCACCCGCAACGTGCTCATCGAGGCGGCCACCTTCGACCCGACGACCATCGCCCGCTCGGCCCGTCGGCACAAGCTGCCCAGCGAGGCGTCCAAGCGCTTCGAGCGCGGTGTCGACCCGCTCATCCCGTTCGTCGCGGCCCGCCGCGTCGCCGACCTGATGGTCGAACTCGCCGGCGGCACGCTGACCGACGAGGGCGGGGCGCTGTTCGCCGAGGTGTTCGTCGCCGAGATCGAGCTGCCGGCCGGCTTCGTCCCTGGGCTCATCGGAGTGGACTACACCGACGACGAGATCACCGGCGCGCTGACGACGATCGGCGCCGAGGTGACCGCGGCCGAGAGCGGCTGGGCGGTCATCCCGCCCACCTGGCGCCCCGACCTCACGGACAAATGGACGCTCGCCGAGGAGGTCGCGCGCATCCACGGGCTCGACCGCATCCCGTCCGTGCTGCCCACCCCGCCGTCCGGTCGCGGACTCACCGCGCTCCAGCAGGGCCGTCGCCGGGTCGCCGACGCACTCGCCGCCGCCGGATTCGTGGAGACCCCCGCGTTCCCGTTCACGACCGAGGCGCAGAACGACCTGCACGGCTCCGCCTCGGGTGAGCACCTGCCGAGCATCCGCCTGGCGAACCCGCTCGACGGCCAGGCGCCGTTCCTGCGCCGCTCGCTCCTGCCCGGCCTGCTGCAGACCGCGCACCGCAACATCGCGCGCGGCCTCACCGACCTCGCCATCTTCGAGACCGGCGTGGTGTTCCTGCCCGAAGCCGGTGTGACGTACGGCACGGACGAGGTTCCGCCACTCGGGGTACGCCCGTCGGACGAGACACTCGAGGCGCTCGACGCGTCGATCCCGCCGCAGCATCGTCACGTGGCGCTGCTGCTCACCGGCAATATCGTGGCGCGCCAGCCCGGTCGCCCGGCGGAGGCCGCAGGGTTGTCGGAGGCGCTCGACGCCGCACGGGTCATCGCGGCCGCGGCGGGCGTCGAGATCGATGTCGTCCAGACCCAGCGGGCGGCGCTGCACCCCGGTCGCACCGGGTCGCTGCTGGTCGACGCCACCGAGGTCGGCTACGTGGGCGAACTGCATCCCGTCGTCGCCGAGGACGCTGATCTGCCGGGTCGGGCGACCGTGCTCGAACTCGACCTCGATCTGATCCTGTCGCTGGCGGGGCGGCGTATCGTCGCCGAGTCGCTGTCGACGTTCACCGCCGCCACGCAGGACGTGTCACTCACGCTTCCCGCGGACGTGCCTGCCGGCGACGTGCGCGCCGCGCTGGCCGAGGGCGCCGGCGCGCTGCTCGAATCGGTGCGTCTGGTCGACGACTACCGTGGCGAGGGCGTTCCCGAGGGAGCGAAGAGCCTCACCTTCGCACTGCGGTTCCGCGCCGATGATCGCACCCTCACCGCGGCGGAGGCCACCGAGGCCAAGCTCGCCGGCGTCGCCGTCGCCGCGGAGCGTTTCGGCGCCGCGCTGCGCGACTGA
- a CDS encoding DUF402 domain-containing protein: MSILPHSTPAAVPDGVRPLGDAPFLAPGAQIDWHYRKPGWQPGEASTITPMRVVRDDERGLVAWLAPGTLQEGQGTPHGERVRTVPLDRRWLEPRTRVVEEWWGNGILRIAPAGSAWSVWLFWSEITGSDWTFAGWYVNLENSHLRTDVDTYTSDHILDVEIDAAGGIHLKDEDEVIAAIAQGRLSAEQAAQIERHADAAIASFHAGEWPFDPEWVDWRPDPSWTTPLLAGLGELSDR; encoded by the coding sequence ATGAGCATCCTTCCACACAGCACCCCGGCAGCCGTGCCGGACGGTGTGCGCCCTCTGGGTGACGCGCCGTTCCTCGCGCCGGGCGCGCAGATCGACTGGCACTACCGCAAGCCGGGGTGGCAGCCGGGGGAGGCATCGACCATCACCCCGATGCGCGTCGTGCGCGACGACGAGCGCGGACTGGTGGCGTGGCTCGCCCCGGGAACGCTCCAGGAGGGACAGGGCACCCCGCACGGAGAACGCGTGCGCACGGTTCCGCTCGACCGCCGTTGGCTCGAACCGCGCACACGCGTCGTCGAGGAGTGGTGGGGCAACGGCATCCTGCGCATCGCCCCCGCCGGATCCGCGTGGTCGGTCTGGCTGTTCTGGAGCGAGATCACGGGCAGCGACTGGACCTTCGCCGGGTGGTACGTGAATCTCGAGAACTCGCACCTGCGCACCGATGTCGACACCTACACCTCGGATCACATCCTCGACGTGGAGATCGATGCGGCCGGCGGCATCCACTTGAAGGACGAGGACGAGGTGATCGCCGCGATCGCCCAGGGGCGTCTCAGTGCTGAGCAGGCCGCGCAGATCGAACGGCACGCGGACGCCGCGATCGCGTCGTTCCATGCGGGTGAGTGGCCTTTCGATCCGGAGTGGGTCGACTGGCGGCCGGATCCGTCCTGGACGACGCCGCTCCTCGCAGGGCTCGGGGAACTCTCCGATCGGTGA
- a CDS encoding amino acid ABC transporter permease has product MDVIFGNLDLWGEALRNTLLIFFGGAVLALILGFVVGAMRVAPVPIARVVGTLYVNLIRNTPLTLVFFFFIFGYPQLGLPKLSTTVLGILAIGIYTATYVAEVIRAGINTVPVGQAEAARAIGLPFGQVMTLVILPQAFRSVVPPMMSVFIALLKNTTVAAGFSVLELGAIRSFLSERGENALVVLLWVAVIFVVLVLLLSWLQRYLENKWRIAR; this is encoded by the coding sequence GTGGACGTCATCTTCGGAAACCTCGATCTGTGGGGTGAGGCGCTTCGCAACACCCTGCTGATCTTCTTCGGCGGCGCGGTGCTGGCGCTCATCCTCGGATTCGTCGTCGGCGCGATGCGCGTCGCGCCCGTGCCGATCGCACGGGTCGTCGGAACCCTCTATGTGAACCTCATCCGGAACACTCCGCTGACGCTCGTCTTCTTCTTCTTCATCTTCGGCTACCCGCAGCTCGGGCTGCCGAAGCTGAGCACCACGGTGCTCGGCATCCTCGCCATCGGCATCTACACCGCCACGTACGTCGCGGAAGTGATCCGGGCCGGGATCAACACGGTCCCGGTCGGTCAGGCAGAAGCCGCCCGGGCGATCGGTCTCCCATTCGGCCAGGTGATGACGCTGGTCATCCTGCCGCAGGCGTTCCGTTCGGTCGTGCCGCCCATGATGAGCGTCTTCATCGCGCTCCTCAAGAACACCACGGTCGCTGCCGGCTTCTCGGTGCTCGAGCTCGGAGCGATCCGCTCCTTCCTCAGCGAGCGCGGCGAGAACGCTCTCGTCGTCCTGCTCTGGGTCGCCGTCATCTTCGTCGTCCTGGTGCTGCTGCTCAGCTGGCTGCAGCGCTATCTCGAGAACAAGTGGAGGATCGCGCGATGA